One region of Flavobacterium sp. KACC 22763 genomic DNA includes:
- a CDS encoding DUF4153 domain-containing protein, whose protein sequence is MKKHQIIFACTAVFILLFYNESVGINISIFGVLLTLLISYFFQEKLVDRSHLILVMTSILSCFAFAWYGDAASFFALALSILFLQFKTHDGELKTIQIFPLIILNGFTSVGRIFLFSQWLPERKIHNDFAKKLVAFVIIPVIFLGLFFIVYSFGSDHFSSLFTDYELDINLPQLIAMCILGFYISFSFWNYWVPDACYEFNPKLNNDFSDISEVKNQSTFSFLDLDFERKSGEITLFLLNIMLLVFIGTYNYEQFFEVVEKTNLSADTHERVNAVIFSILMAVGVILFYFKGGFNFDEKAKSLKNLAKVWLALNVVLIVSAMIKNTEYVSFYGLTYKRLGVYAFLILAIIGLSVSFQKIRKQKTNAYLFNQMVWYFYGTILLCSYVNWGSLVTNYNISVNKGVEPVFLSGLNFNDDIRREYFKQNNLDGKYTEGVREELISNYQNSSFLSKALYYDFLDKKK, encoded by the coding sequence ATGAAAAAACATCAAATTATCTTCGCATGTACAGCGGTTTTTATACTGCTTTTTTACAACGAATCTGTCGGAATCAATATTTCTATTTTTGGCGTTTTGCTGACGCTTTTAATTAGCTATTTCTTTCAAGAAAAGTTAGTTGACAGATCACATCTTATTTTGGTTATGACTTCTATTTTATCTTGTTTTGCTTTTGCTTGGTATGGAGATGCGGCATCGTTTTTTGCTTTAGCATTATCAATTTTATTTTTGCAATTCAAAACTCATGATGGAGAGCTCAAAACGATACAAATCTTTCCATTAATAATTTTAAACGGATTTACATCAGTAGGACGTATTTTTCTTTTCAGTCAATGGCTTCCAGAAAGAAAAATTCATAACGATTTTGCTAAAAAATTAGTGGCGTTTGTTATTATTCCAGTCATTTTTCTTGGTTTGTTTTTTATCGTTTATTCTTTTGGAAGCGATCATTTCTCTTCATTATTTACAGATTATGAGTTAGATATCAATCTACCGCAATTAATTGCAATGTGCATTTTAGGATTTTATATTTCGTTTAGTTTTTGGAATTACTGGGTTCCAGATGCTTGTTACGAATTCAATCCGAAGCTAAACAATGATTTTAGTGATATTTCTGAAGTCAAAAATCAAAGTACATTTTCGTTTCTTGATTTGGACTTCGAAAGAAAAAGCGGGGAAATCACATTGTTTCTTTTGAATATTATGCTTTTAGTTTTTATTGGAACTTACAACTACGAGCAATTTTTTGAAGTTGTAGAAAAAACAAACTTAAGCGCTGACACACACGAACGCGTAAATGCTGTAATTTTTTCAATTCTAATGGCAGTTGGCGTAATCTTATTTTACTTTAAAGGTGGATTTAATTTTGATGAGAAAGCTAAATCTTTAAAAAACTTGGCTAAAGTTTGGCTTGCATTAAATGTGGTTTTAATTGTAAGTGCTATGATTAAAAATACAGAATATGTTTCTTTTTATGGTTTAACGTATAAACGTCTTGGAGTTTATGCTTTTTTAATCTTGGCTATTATCGGATTGTCAGTTTCATTTCAGAAAATAAGAAAACAAAAAACGAATGCTTATCTTTTCAATCAGATGGTTTGGTACTTTTATGGAACAATTCTTTTATGCAGTTATGTGAACTGGGGAAGTTTAGTGACTAATTATAATATTTCTGTGAACAAAGGAGTTGAACCTGTTTTTTTAAGTGGTTTGAATTTTAATGATGATATCCGTCGTGAATATTTCAAGCAAAATAATTTAGATGGGAAATATACAGAAGGAGTAAGGGAAGAATTGATTTCAAATTATCAAAATTCAAGTTTTTTATCGAAAGCTTTGTATTATGATTTTTTGGATAAAAAGAAATAA
- a CDS encoding winged helix-turn-helix domain-containing protein, which yields MGIIDKLNKDFESRVRLGIMSVLMVNDWVDFTEMKTLLNITDGNLASHSSALEKSEYIEIKKEFVGKKPKTSYQVTPLGRAAFKEHLSYLEKLMKS from the coding sequence ATGGGAATTATTGACAAACTAAATAAAGATTTCGAAAGCCGTGTCAGACTGGGTATCATGTCCGTTCTGATGGTTAACGACTGGGTAGATTTTACCGAGATGAAAACGCTTTTGAATATCACCGATGGTAATTTAGCAAGTCATTCTTCTGCACTGGAGAAATCCGAATATATCGAAATTAAGAAAGAATTTGTGGGCAAAAAGCCGAAAACATCTTATCAAGTAACACCGCTAGGCCGCGCGGCGTTTAAAGAACACCTTTCTTACCTCGAAAAATTAATGAAATCTTAG
- a CDS encoding magnesium transporter CorA family protein: MKAFYTNNNGLVEIQKWTSNCWIHIESPTESDKNYLLEELQLPEAFYNDIEDIDERPRIEIEDGWTLIIMRIPIKSGDVKIPFHTVPLGIIFKEDICVTISFYKTEIIKDFVAYSQRKNIDIEDNFNLVLRLLLSSSVWYLKYLKQINHKIKLAEDNLEKSIKNEELQALLQIEKCFVFFITSLKANDVLFQRIKNLKAHKANYDPELLEDVEIELNQAQDTANIYNNILTGMMDAYASVISNNMNNIMKQMTSISIILMIPTLIASLYGMNVPNGLEESKYGIWILLLISIILSSFGVFLFKRRRWF; encoded by the coding sequence ATGAAAGCCTTTTACACAAACAACAACGGATTAGTAGAAATCCAAAAATGGACTTCAAATTGCTGGATTCACATCGAATCTCCAACAGAATCAGATAAAAATTATTTATTAGAAGAGCTTCAACTTCCTGAAGCCTTTTACAATGATATAGAGGATATTGATGAAAGACCTCGTATCGAAATCGAAGACGGTTGGACTTTGATTATTATGCGTATTCCCATTAAAAGTGGCGACGTAAAAATTCCTTTTCATACCGTTCCGCTCGGAATCATTTTTAAAGAAGATATTTGCGTAACTATCAGTTTTTATAAAACAGAAATCATAAAAGATTTTGTAGCTTATTCTCAGCGTAAAAACATCGATATAGAAGATAATTTCAACTTAGTTTTAAGATTGCTTTTATCATCGAGCGTTTGGTACTTGAAATATTTGAAACAAATTAATCATAAAATAAAACTGGCAGAAGATAATTTAGAGAAATCTATCAAAAATGAAGAATTGCAAGCCTTGCTTCAAATCGAAAAATGTTTTGTATTCTTTATCACGTCGCTAAAAGCAAATGATGTTTTATTCCAAAGAATCAAAAACTTAAAAGCGCACAAAGCCAATTACGATCCAGAATTATTAGAAGATGTCGAAATCGAGTTAAACCAAGCGCAGGATACAGCCAATATCTACAACAACATCTTAACCGGAATGATGGATGCTTACGCTTCTGTAATCTCCAATAATATGAATAATATTATGAAACAGATGACATCCATTTCGATCATTTTGATGATTCCAACCCTAATTGCTAGTTTGTACGGAATGAACGTACCAAACGGTCTAGAAGAAAGCAAATATGGGATCTGGATTCTGCTTTTAATTTCAATTATTCTATCTTCTTTTGGAGTCTTTTTATTCAAACGCAGAAGATGGTTCTAA